A single Curtobacterium sp. MCJR17_020 DNA region contains:
- a CDS encoding TetR/AcrR family transcriptional regulator — MTTASHPARAPRRDATENRAALLDAARTCLQRDPDASIETIAAAAGLSRRAVYGHFPSRDDLVREVVTSGAARIAAAMPTTSDLQELPPAARLAAIAVTLWTEVSHVRSMARVAVRSPFAEPVAEVFAPLRAQVRQACALGIAEGAMRDDVDPATLGRLVEGACIAVLDEATRSGTPDEAGRRMVVLSALGMAGIDWRTALLSEPAAPATGSAVSPVKDPA, encoded by the coding sequence GTGACCACTGCTTCCCACCCCGCACGCGCACCCCGCCGCGACGCGACCGAGAACCGGGCGGCCCTCCTCGACGCGGCACGGACCTGCCTGCAGCGCGATCCGGACGCCTCCATCGAGACGATCGCCGCGGCCGCCGGACTCTCGCGCCGCGCGGTGTACGGACATTTCCCGTCACGGGACGACCTCGTGCGCGAGGTCGTGACCTCCGGTGCCGCCCGCATCGCCGCGGCCATGCCGACCACCTCGGACCTGCAGGAGCTGCCGCCGGCCGCCCGGCTCGCCGCGATCGCGGTGACCCTCTGGACCGAGGTCTCGCACGTCCGATCCATGGCCCGGGTCGCCGTGCGCAGCCCCTTCGCCGAGCCCGTCGCCGAGGTGTTCGCCCCCCTGCGCGCCCAGGTCCGCCAGGCGTGCGCCCTCGGGATCGCCGAGGGCGCCATGCGCGACGACGTCGACCCGGCCACCCTCGGACGCCTGGTCGAGGGTGCGTGCATCGCCGTCCTCGACGAGGCGACCCGATCCGGCACCCCGGACGAGGCGGGACGGCGCATGGTGGTGCTGTCGGCGCTCGGCATGGCCGGCATCGACTGGCGCACCGCACTGCTGTCCGAACCCGCGGCCCCGGCCACCGGCTCCGCTGTCTCCCCCGTGAAGGACCCCGCATGA
- a CDS encoding S8 family serine peptidase, producing MRVLTAGIAAVALTCGGLAVGGAASAALTGVSVADLKLSAPLRDAKPTKTVAAFVRTTGQGALEVDAAAKGGDLTKSRTQSSAAKSRVKAIESTTAAVRAAVKRADADSTELYSTEYTVPGVAVVADVSALQDIAKRSDVESIIPLTPKKIVEPTVNADASAAPSGVDPSLVKPGADGVSPKNAASDVYTRSLNAWQQTGHTGKGVNVAVLDTGLDYTQADFGGPGTTAAYQQALANASSGAPDPSLYDASKFLGGYDFAGATYNADPDAEGYDPVPAPDDNPIDGKGGDHGTHVSGSIAGYGLTADKQQFDGDYTKLTTQQVQDMWIGPGTAPEAGLYALKVFGDGGGSTDVTGAALDWVGQALTEGKDINVLNLSLGSDYGAPDDPDNAKIDALTARGVLPVIASGNADDFTDIGGSPGNAEGALTVAASATGQSLYDGVQATAPANVAKTYRSQYSQNFTGTLPVEGDVVVPTSNIDGCAAFSAADAAKIAGKVVWLKWTDGALECGSGVRFNNVQAAGGVGVLLAGTINTFDSGIAGNATIPGAELTLDAATSLQAAAKAGTLHVRFADELKGFELATDPEAVNTLAAFTSRGVHGSFNDIVKPDIAGPGVNVISAANGTGDGRMSMSGTSMATPDVAGIAALTFQSHPEWSAPQVKAALMNTATHDVKDGSRSATLLRQGTGRVDALQAVTAGTTVRSVENDLLVTASFGVVEVSSATTESRTLQIANTDGVAHTYDVAYQPQVSQPGVTFALNTKRVTVPANRTATVKLTFSIADPTKLRRVIDPTQESVQQGYQREFVTAASGIVAFTPTDTTAVPLRVGAYLAPKPVSSVQGRSTVAFTGPGKSADLTLKGRTVDQGGLTTGYHAAVAPFVLGGTDPVESFPAGAAKQSLQAADIRSYGASYDKASDTIAFGIQTAGPDADPGAVTNVEVLIDTNRDGEPDYLVYNAKSAAVDATFATTIDLAKAALNDPDVDPVVDVQPLNGGAPGQDVNTFDSSVKVLTTTGALIGAKGKFTYSVLTESAYAPGAATTGSSVVDETKSASFDPSKPALSFAQGRSTGVLFADSGVLRVTRASGVTKATVLLLHLGNASGKQAGTSTISVTPPKLALAAGSKVTVSGTAKVGSKLSANHGKWSTTKATYKYQWLRDGKVVGKATAATYKLGTSDAGHKFSVKVTAHASGYKDGTATSKSTAKVSRK from the coding sequence ATGCGCGTCCTGACCGCCGGCATCGCCGCCGTGGCCCTGACGTGCGGCGGCCTCGCAGTCGGGGGCGCGGCCTCCGCAGCTCTGACCGGGGTGTCGGTGGCTGACCTGAAGCTCTCCGCACCGCTGCGTGACGCCAAGCCCACCAAGACCGTCGCCGCCTTCGTGCGCACGACCGGCCAGGGTGCCCTCGAGGTGGACGCCGCCGCGAAGGGCGGTGACCTCACCAAGTCGCGGACCCAGTCCTCGGCTGCGAAGAGCCGCGTCAAGGCGATCGAGTCGACGACCGCGGCCGTCCGCGCAGCCGTCAAGCGCGCCGATGCCGACTCGACCGAGCTCTACTCGACCGAGTACACCGTCCCCGGTGTCGCGGTCGTCGCCGACGTCTCCGCGCTGCAGGACATCGCGAAGCGCTCCGACGTCGAGAGCATCATCCCGCTCACGCCGAAGAAGATCGTCGAGCCGACGGTGAACGCCGACGCGAGCGCCGCTCCATCCGGCGTGGACCCGAGTCTCGTGAAGCCGGGCGCCGACGGCGTCTCGCCGAAGAACGCCGCGAGCGACGTCTACACGCGCTCGCTCAACGCCTGGCAGCAGACCGGGCACACCGGCAAGGGCGTCAACGTCGCCGTCCTCGACACCGGCCTCGACTACACGCAGGCGGACTTCGGCGGACCCGGCACCACCGCGGCCTACCAGCAGGCCCTGGCGAACGCGAGCTCCGGCGCCCCGGACCCCAGCCTGTACGACGCGTCGAAGTTCCTCGGCGGGTACGACTTCGCCGGTGCGACGTACAACGCCGACCCGGACGCCGAGGGCTACGACCCGGTGCCGGCTCCGGACGACAACCCCATCGACGGCAAGGGCGGCGACCACGGCACGCACGTGTCCGGTTCGATCGCGGGCTACGGCCTGACTGCCGACAAGCAGCAGTTCGACGGCGACTACACCAAGCTCACCACGCAGCAGGTGCAGGACATGTGGATCGGTCCGGGCACCGCGCCCGAGGCCGGCCTCTACGCCCTGAAGGTGTTCGGTGACGGCGGCGGTTCCACTGACGTCACGGGTGCCGCGCTCGACTGGGTGGGCCAGGCGCTCACCGAGGGCAAGGACATCAACGTCCTGAACCTGTCGCTCGGCTCCGACTACGGCGCACCGGACGACCCCGACAACGCCAAGATCGACGCGCTGACCGCACGCGGCGTCCTGCCCGTGATCGCCTCGGGCAACGCCGACGACTTCACCGACATCGGTGGCTCGCCGGGCAACGCCGAGGGTGCGCTCACCGTCGCCGCGAGCGCCACCGGTCAGTCGCTCTACGACGGCGTGCAGGCCACGGCCCCCGCGAACGTCGCGAAGACCTACCGGTCGCAGTACTCGCAGAACTTCACGGGCACGCTGCCGGTCGAGGGTGACGTCGTCGTCCCGACCAGCAACATCGACGGCTGCGCCGCGTTCAGCGCCGCCGACGCCGCGAAGATCGCGGGCAAGGTCGTCTGGCTGAAGTGGACGGACGGCGCGCTCGAGTGCGGCTCCGGTGTGCGCTTCAACAACGTCCAGGCCGCCGGCGGCGTCGGCGTGCTCCTCGCGGGCACGATCAACACCTTCGACTCGGGCATCGCCGGAAACGCGACCATCCCCGGAGCCGAGCTGACGCTGGACGCCGCCACGAGCCTCCAGGCAGCTGCCAAGGCGGGGACCCTGCACGTGCGATTCGCGGACGAGCTCAAGGGCTTCGAACTCGCCACCGACCCGGAGGCCGTGAACACGCTCGCCGCGTTCACCAGCCGGGGCGTGCACGGGTCGTTCAACGACATCGTCAAGCCGGACATCGCCGGCCCCGGGGTCAACGTGATCTCGGCGGCCAACGGCACCGGTGACGGCCGCATGTCGATGAGCGGCACCTCGATGGCCACGCCGGACGTCGCGGGCATCGCGGCGCTGACGTTCCAGTCCCACCCGGAGTGGAGCGCCCCGCAGGTCAAGGCGGCGCTCATGAACACGGCGACGCACGACGTCAAGGACGGCTCGCGATCGGCGACCCTGCTGCGGCAGGGCACCGGCCGCGTCGACGCCCTGCAGGCCGTGACCGCCGGCACCACCGTCCGGAGCGTCGAGAACGACCTGCTCGTCACCGCCTCGTTCGGTGTCGTCGAGGTCTCGAGCGCGACGACCGAGAGCCGCACCCTGCAGATCGCGAACACCGACGGCGTCGCGCACACCTACGACGTGGCCTACCAGCCGCAGGTGTCGCAGCCCGGCGTGACGTTCGCGCTCAACACGAAGCGGGTCACCGTCCCGGCGAACCGCACCGCGACGGTGAAGCTCACCTTCTCGATCGCCGACCCGACGAAGCTCCGCCGCGTCATCGACCCCACCCAGGAGTCGGTGCAGCAGGGCTACCAGCGCGAGTTCGTCACCGCAGCCTCGGGCATCGTGGCGTTCACGCCGACCGACACGACCGCGGTGCCGCTGCGCGTCGGTGCGTACCTCGCACCGAAGCCCGTCAGCTCCGTGCAGGGTCGTTCCACCGTCGCCTTCACCGGCCCGGGCAAGTCGGCCGACCTGACACTCAAGGGACGCACGGTCGACCAGGGCGGCCTGACGACCGGCTACCACGCCGCCGTCGCACCGTTCGTGCTCGGCGGGACGGACCCGGTCGAGTCGTTCCCGGCGGGTGCGGCGAAGCAGTCGCTGCAGGCGGCGGACATCCGCTCCTACGGCGCGAGCTACGACAAGGCCTCGGACACGATCGCGTTCGGCATCCAGACGGCCGGTCCCGACGCCGACCCCGGCGCCGTGACCAACGTCGAGGTGCTCATCGACACGAACCGTGACGGCGAGCCCGACTACCTGGTCTACAACGCCAAGTCCGCCGCGGTGGACGCGACGTTCGCGACGACGATCGACCTGGCCAAGGCTGCTCTGAACGACCCGGACGTCGACCCGGTCGTCGACGTCCAGCCGCTGAACGGCGGGGCACCCGGCCAGGACGTCAACACCTTCGACAGCTCGGTGAAGGTGCTCACGACCACGGGTGCGCTGATCGGCGCGAAGGGCAAGTTCACCTACTCGGTCCTGACCGAGTCGGCGTACGCCCCGGGTGCCGCGACCACGGGCTCCTCCGTGGTGGACGAGACGAAGAGCGCCTCGTTCGACCCGTCGAAGCCGGCACTGTCCTTCGCGCAGGGCCGCAGCACCGGCGTCCTGTTCGCCGACTCCGGCGTCCTCCGGGTGACCCGGGCCTCGGGTGTCACGAAGGCCACCGTGCTGCTCCTGCACCTCGGCAACGCGTCGGGCAAGCAGGCCGGCACGTCGACCATCTCGGTGACCCCGCCCAAGCTCGCGCTCGCCGCGGGCAGCAAGGTGACGGTCAGCGGGACGGCGAAGGTCGGCTCGAAGTTGTCGGCCAACCACGGCAAGTGGAGCACGACGAAGGCGACGTACAAGTACCAGTGGCTCCGCGACGGCAAGGTCGTGGGGAAGGCCACCGCTGCGACGTACAAGCTCGGCACCTCCGACGCGGGACACAAGTTCTCCGTCAAGGTGACCGCGCACGCCTCGGGCTACAAGGACGGCACCGCGACGTCCAAGTCGACCGCGAAGGTGTCGCGCAAGTAG
- a CDS encoding NAD(P)-dependent oxidoreductase, protein MATLLITGAAGRIGTALRPRLLAAGHDLVLLDERTPDDPVAAGERFVSGSVNDSAALDDALAGVDTVVHLAGIPTEAAWDDLLAANLTGTKNVLERAAAAGVLRVLLASSIHAVGRVPEPLDEPGSVPGDRLPRPDTYYGVTKAGMELLGSLFADRYDMSIVSARIGAFGEQPSSSRALLMWSSPDDLARLVLATVDLREPGHHVVWALSRNTGSPADLTAGEAIGFVPRDDASRALDPDTRADLPPEDLRFLGGEMVSLSLGRSTS, encoded by the coding sequence ATGGCGACGCTGCTCATCACCGGGGCCGCAGGACGCATCGGGACGGCTCTCCGACCCAGGCTCCTGGCGGCCGGACACGACCTCGTCCTGCTCGACGAACGGACGCCCGACGACCCGGTGGCCGCCGGGGAGCGGTTCGTCTCCGGCTCGGTGAACGACTCCGCTGCGCTGGACGACGCGCTCGCCGGGGTCGACACCGTGGTGCACCTGGCCGGCATCCCGACCGAGGCCGCGTGGGACGACCTGCTCGCGGCGAACCTGACCGGCACGAAGAACGTGCTCGAGCGGGCGGCGGCAGCCGGGGTGCTCAGGGTGCTGCTCGCGAGCTCGATCCACGCGGTCGGCCGGGTCCCCGAGCCGCTCGACGAGCCGGGCAGCGTGCCGGGCGACCGACTGCCGCGGCCGGACACCTACTACGGCGTGACGAAGGCGGGGATGGAACTGCTCGGCAGCCTGTTCGCCGACCGGTACGACATGTCGATCGTCTCGGCGCGCATCGGGGCGTTCGGGGAGCAGCCGTCGTCGTCGCGAGCGCTCCTGATGTGGAGCTCGCCCGACGACCTGGCACGCCTGGTGCTCGCGACCGTCGACCTGCGCGAACCGGGGCACCACGTCGTCTGGGCGCTGTCGCGGAACACCGGGTCGCCGGCCGACCTGACCGCGGGTGAGGCGATCGGCTTCGTCCCCCGCGACGACGCGTCCCGCGCGCTCGACCCCGACACTCGGGCGGACCTGCCGCCGGAGGACCTGCGGTTCCTCGGCGGCGAGATGGTGTCGTTGTCCCTCGGGCGCAGCACTTCGTGA
- a CDS encoding YhgE/Pip domain-containing protein, protein MTTTSLVRAELARLTATPLARLAFIALMIVPLLYGGAYLWANRDPYAKLDQIPAAIVNLDAGATLDGDQVDYGTDVTKEAIDGADFKWTKTSAADARSGVRNGTYDFVVTIPHDFSEHLVSAQSDDPTQAKLVMTTADTNSYLASTIAEQAGKTMRTAVAERVGKQAAKTLLVGLADVRDSLGDAVDGADQLASGTAKADSGARKLADGTGKLSSGAAELASGTASLPSQTAQLDSGAQQVASGASTLASGLAGAQQQTAALPSQTQQLNDGAQQLQTGLHQLRDQTATLPADSATLAAGASKVASGNADLADQAAPFIAGVQRISAQSPELVASLKPVVQASTVLTADQKTELLAALDTLQSGSADLGAGAGDLSTGLQSLKTGSAAVSSGASQLAEKAPSLTSGIQQLSDGSDTLAAGTSKLAAAAPTLTSGISSAADGASTLSSGASKVADGTSALASAAPTLSSGASSLATGAASADKGASSLVTGLDKLKSGSSKLAASLDEGRTKIPASNASERESQASVISDPVKVGDDNVAAASNYGAGLAPFFISLAAWIGMYALFLILKPISKRAITAVRKPLAVVFGGWLTPALLGLVQMVALFFIVRFALDLNVVHVGGTIGIMVLASATFAAIIMALNVLLGSVGQFLGLVLMLVQLVTAGGTFPWQTLPGPLAALHFALPMTYSVDAIRQTMYGGNLGAAWSDAGVLLCWLLGALLVSFVVTARQTRSRTLRDLRPSLIG, encoded by the coding sequence GTGACCACCACCTCGCTCGTCCGCGCCGAACTGGCGCGGCTCACCGCGACCCCGCTCGCACGACTGGCGTTCATCGCCCTGATGATCGTCCCGCTGCTCTACGGCGGCGCCTACCTGTGGGCGAACCGCGACCCGTACGCCAAGCTCGACCAGATCCCCGCGGCGATCGTCAACCTCGACGCCGGCGCCACCCTCGACGGGGACCAGGTCGACTACGGCACCGACGTCACGAAGGAGGCGATCGACGGCGCCGACTTCAAGTGGACGAAGACCAGCGCCGCCGACGCACGCTCCGGCGTGCGGAACGGCACCTACGACTTCGTCGTCACGATCCCGCACGACTTCTCCGAGCACCTGGTGTCCGCGCAGTCCGACGACCCGACGCAGGCGAAGCTCGTCATGACGACGGCCGACACGAACTCGTACCTGGCCTCGACGATCGCGGAGCAGGCCGGCAAGACGATGCGCACCGCCGTCGCCGAGCGCGTCGGCAAGCAGGCGGCGAAGACCCTGCTCGTCGGGCTCGCCGACGTCCGCGACAGCCTGGGCGACGCCGTGGACGGTGCCGACCAGCTCGCCTCCGGTACCGCGAAGGCGGACTCGGGGGCTCGCAAGCTGGCGGACGGCACCGGCAAGTTGTCGTCCGGCGCGGCGGAGCTCGCGTCCGGCACGGCGTCGTTGCCGTCCCAGACCGCGCAGCTGGACAGCGGGGCGCAGCAGGTTGCCTCGGGTGCTTCCACGCTCGCCTCCGGCCTGGCGGGTGCGCAGCAGCAGACGGCGGCGCTGCCGTCGCAGACGCAGCAGTTGAACGACGGGGCGCAGCAGCTCCAGACCGGGCTGCACCAGCTCCGCGACCAGACGGCGACCCTGCCCGCGGACTCGGCGACGCTCGCGGCCGGTGCATCGAAGGTCGCCAGCGGCAACGCCGACCTCGCCGACCAGGCCGCACCGTTCATCGCGGGCGTGCAGCGGATCTCCGCGCAGTCGCCGGAACTCGTCGCCTCGCTGAAGCCCGTCGTCCAGGCGTCCACGGTGCTCACCGCTGACCAGAAGACCGAGCTGTTGGCCGCGCTCGACACGCTCCAGAGCGGGAGCGCGGACCTCGGCGCGGGCGCTGGAGACCTGTCCACCGGCCTCCAGTCACTCAAGACCGGCAGTGCCGCGGTGTCCTCCGGGGCGTCGCAGCTCGCCGAGAAGGCTCCGTCGCTGACGAGTGGCATCCAGCAGCTCTCGGACGGCTCCGACACGCTCGCCGCCGGGACGTCGAAGCTGGCCGCAGCGGCGCCGACACTGACCTCGGGCATCTCGTCGGCGGCGGACGGGGCGTCGACGCTCTCATCGGGTGCCTCGAAGGTCGCAGACGGCACGTCTGCGCTCGCGTCCGCGGCCCCCACGCTGTCGTCAGGTGCTTCGTCGCTCGCCACGGGCGCTGCCTCCGCCGACAAGGGTGCTTCGTCGCTCGTGACCGGGCTGGACAAGCTGAAGTCCGGGTCCTCGAAGCTCGCCGCGTCGCTCGACGAGGGCCGTACGAAGATCCCCGCGTCGAACGCCTCGGAGCGGGAGTCGCAGGCCTCGGTCATCTCCGACCCGGTGAAGGTCGGGGACGACAACGTCGCAGCCGCGTCGAACTACGGAGCCGGCCTCGCACCGTTCTTCATCTCGCTCGCGGCCTGGATCGGCATGTACGCGCTGTTCCTCATCCTCAAGCCGATCTCGAAGCGGGCGATCACCGCGGTGCGGAAGCCCCTCGCGGTGGTGTTCGGCGGCTGGCTGACCCCGGCGCTGCTCGGGTTGGTGCAGATGGTCGCGCTGTTCTTCATCGTGCGGTTCGCCCTCGACCTCAACGTGGTGCACGTCGGCGGCACGATCGGCATCATGGTGCTGGCCTCGGCGACCTTCGCGGCGATCATCATGGCGCTCAACGTGCTGCTCGGGTCGGTGGGACAGTTCCTCGGCCTGGTGCTCATGCTCGTCCAGCTCGTCACCGCCGGCGGGACGTTCCCGTGGCAGACGCTGCCCGGACCGTTGGCGGCGCTGCACTTCGCGCTGCCGATGACGTACTCGGTCGACGCGATCCGGCAGACGATGTACGGCGGGAACCTCGGCGCGGCATGGTCCGACGCGGGCGTGCTGCTCTGCTGGCTGCTCGGGGCGCTGCTCGTGTCCTTCGTGGTCACGGCGCGGCAGACCCGCTCCCGCACGCTGCGCGACCTGCGCCCGAGTCTGATCGGGTAG
- a CDS encoding TrmH family RNA methyltransferase → MTTAPEPSHELTTNGVGPHPEPWPDDPRLDPELLAAGDSRNVLDHFRYWSMDAIVAELDTRRHAFDVAIENWQHDLNIGSIVRSANAFLAGTVHIIGRRRWNKRGAMVTDRYQHVRYHPDVQAFLAAMAEEQRPVIAIDNTPGAERIETAAIPERCVFLFGQEGPGLTDDAVAGASGHLEITQFGSTRSINASAAAAIVMHSWIVQHAKLPDAS, encoded by the coding sequence GTGACCACTGCGCCCGAACCGTCGCACGAACTGACGACGAACGGCGTCGGCCCGCACCCGGAACCCTGGCCCGACGACCCGCGGCTCGACCCGGAGCTGCTGGCGGCGGGGGACTCGCGGAACGTGCTCGACCACTTCCGGTACTGGTCGATGGACGCCATCGTCGCCGAGCTCGACACCCGCCGGCACGCGTTCGACGTGGCGATCGAGAACTGGCAGCACGACCTGAACATCGGGTCGATCGTGCGGAGCGCCAACGCGTTCCTGGCCGGCACGGTGCACATCATCGGGCGGCGGCGCTGGAACAAGCGCGGCGCGATGGTGACCGACCGGTACCAGCACGTCCGGTACCACCCCGACGTGCAGGCGTTCCTGGCCGCGATGGCCGAGGAGCAGCGCCCGGTGATCGCGATCGACAACACCCCCGGCGCCGAGCGCATCGAGACCGCGGCGATCCCGGAGCGGTGCGTGTTCCTGTTCGGCCAGGAGGGTCCCGGGCTCACCGACGACGCGGTGGCCGGCGCATCGGGGCACCTGGAGATCACGCAGTTCGGGTCGACGCGGAGCATCAACGCCTCGGCGGCGGCCGCGATCGTCATGCACTCGTGGATCGTGCAGCACGCGAAGTTGCCGGACGCTTCGTGA
- a CDS encoding HAD-IIA family hydrolase, producing the protein MATRDDVECWLTDMDGVLVHENQALPGAPELIQQWLDEGTEFLVLTNNSIFTPRDLSARLRSSGLHVPEERIWTSALATADFCKSQMPGGSAFVIGEAGMTTALHEAGFIMTETAPDYVVVGETRNYSFEAITKAVRLIRDGARFIVTNPDATGPSAEGVLPATGAIAAMIEKATGKQPYVVGKPNPMMFRSAMNRIGAHSENTGMIGDRMDTDVQAGIEAGLHTVLVMTGISDQAEIDRYPFRPSEVISGVHELVRTAPFEVEL; encoded by the coding sequence ATGGCGACCCGCGACGACGTCGAGTGCTGGCTGACCGACATGGACGGCGTGCTCGTCCACGAGAACCAGGCCCTCCCCGGTGCCCCCGAGCTCATCCAGCAGTGGCTCGACGAGGGCACCGAGTTCCTCGTCCTGACGAACAACTCGATCTTCACGCCGCGTGACCTCAGCGCCCGGCTCCGGAGCTCGGGCCTGCACGTCCCCGAGGAGCGCATCTGGACGAGCGCCCTCGCGACGGCTGACTTCTGCAAGTCGCAGATGCCCGGCGGTTCCGCGTTCGTCATCGGCGAGGCCGGCATGACCACCGCCCTGCACGAAGCCGGGTTCATCATGACCGAGACCGCTCCCGACTACGTCGTCGTCGGCGAGACCCGCAACTACTCGTTCGAGGCGATCACCAAGGCCGTCCGTCTGATCCGCGACGGCGCCCGCTTCATCGTCACCAACCCCGACGCCACCGGCCCGTCGGCCGAGGGCGTCCTGCCCGCCACGGGTGCGATCGCCGCGATGATCGAGAAGGCCACCGGCAAGCAGCCGTACGTGGTCGGCAAGCCGAACCCGATGATGTTCCGCTCGGCGATGAACCGCATCGGCGCGCACTCCGAGAACACCGGCATGATCGGCGACCGGATGGACACCGACGTGCAGGCCGGCATCGAGGCGGGGCTCCACACCGTCCTCGTGATGACGGGCATCAGCGACCAGGCCGAGATCGACCGTTACCCGTTCCGTCCGAGCGAGGTCATCTCCGGCGTGCACGAGCTCGTCCGCACCGCACCCTTCGAGGTCGAGCTGTAG
- a CDS encoding LacI family DNA-binding transcriptional regulator, producing the protein MGDGKPATIYDVAARAGVSKSLVSLVLQRSPRVSDQRRAAVLTAIQELDYRPSTAAVSLAGTRSRTVGVVLDDFRNQWFVDLLTGLREALQDQGHRLVVADRFLNTGLDASPVEGFLSMRVEGIVIAGEPDTDLAIPASMPVVIAGGRVSIPRADTVANDDRAGGGMAAEHLLALSHTRLGFVGASSAASKERRAGFEATVAASAGASVAVVVLPGEPTEEAGSRALGALLDEHPDVTAVFAANDVMALGALSELAERGLRVPEDVSVIGYDDTPVAATRYVGLTSIDDRSVEIGRGAGERLLARIADPGLAATESLVEPRLVARRTTAPR; encoded by the coding sequence ATGGGAGACGGCAAACCCGCGACCATCTACGACGTCGCCGCGCGCGCCGGGGTCTCGAAGTCCCTCGTCTCCCTGGTGCTGCAGCGCTCCCCCCGGGTGAGTGACCAGCGCCGGGCCGCCGTGCTCACGGCGATCCAGGAGCTCGACTACCGGCCATCCACTGCCGCGGTGTCCCTCGCCGGCACCCGGAGCCGCACCGTCGGCGTGGTCCTCGACGACTTCCGGAACCAGTGGTTCGTCGACCTGCTCACCGGGCTGCGCGAGGCCCTGCAGGACCAGGGCCACCGGCTCGTCGTCGCGGACCGGTTCCTCAACACGGGGCTCGACGCCTCACCGGTCGAGGGCTTCCTGTCCATGCGCGTCGAGGGCATCGTCATCGCCGGCGAGCCCGACACCGACCTGGCGATCCCGGCCTCGATGCCGGTCGTCATCGCCGGCGGGCGCGTGTCGATCCCCCGCGCGGACACCGTGGCGAACGACGACCGGGCCGGCGGCGGGATGGCCGCGGAGCACCTGCTCGCGCTGAGCCACACGCGGCTCGGCTTCGTGGGGGCGAGCTCGGCGGCGTCGAAGGAACGCCGAGCAGGGTTCGAGGCCACCGTCGCGGCCAGTGCGGGTGCGAGCGTCGCCGTCGTGGTCCTGCCCGGCGAACCCACCGAAGAGGCCGGATCCCGCGCCCTCGGCGCCCTGCTCGACGAGCACCCCGACGTCACCGCGGTGTTCGCCGCCAACGACGTGATGGCCCTCGGAGCACTGTCCGAACTCGCCGAACGCGGGCTCCGGGTCCCCGAGGACGTCTCCGTGATCGGCTACGACGACACCCCCGTCGCCGCCACGCGCTACGTCGGCCTGACGAGCATCGACGACCGCAGCGTGGAGATCGGCCGCGGCGCCGGCGAGCGCCTGCTCGCCCGCATCGCCGACCCGGGGCTGGCCGCCACCGAGTCCCTGGTCGAGCCCCGCCTGGTCGCGCGCCGCACGACCGCCCCGCGCTGA
- a CDS encoding TetR/AcrR family transcriptional regulator C-terminal domain-containing protein — translation MLVEPGSPTATPRPAAVPDLEAAPDLVEATPRRRRGRPNVLSREQVIDAATAIANEDGLDRLSFRALGVRLGVAPMTVHRTIGGLDDLHAELVRRTVDEFTATFVWPDEWHAVVRVFATTFRDLMRTHPLVLESHSRRGALVSTESDAVVAKVVGALRSAGLSDAEAMYSFFVVYDFVVGHTSVQIGRGDAETGRPERHTLVAEILGEHSYDARFALGLDVLIAGIESRVAGGA, via the coding sequence GTGCTCGTCGAACCCGGATCCCCGACCGCCACGCCCCGCCCTGCCGCGGTGCCGGACCTGGAAGCGGCTCCCGATCTGGTCGAGGCGACACCGCGGCGGCGACGCGGACGGCCCAACGTGCTGAGCCGCGAGCAGGTGATCGACGCCGCGACGGCGATCGCGAACGAGGACGGCCTCGACCGCCTGTCGTTCCGTGCGCTCGGCGTGCGGCTCGGCGTCGCACCGATGACCGTGCACCGGACCATCGGCGGCCTCGACGACCTGCACGCCGAGCTCGTGCGCCGCACGGTCGACGAGTTCACCGCCACCTTCGTCTGGCCGGACGAGTGGCACGCGGTCGTCCGGGTGTTCGCCACGACGTTCCGCGACCTGATGCGCACCCACCCCCTGGTGCTCGAGTCGCACAGCCGCCGCGGCGCCCTGGTGTCCACCGAGTCCGACGCCGTCGTGGCGAAGGTCGTCGGGGCGCTCCGCTCTGCCGGGCTGTCCGATGCCGAGGCGATGTACTCGTTCTTCGTCGTGTACGACTTCGTGGTCGGGCACACCTCGGTGCAGATCGGGCGGGGCGACGCCGAGACCGGGCGTCCCGAGCGGCACACCCTCGTGGCGGAGATCCTGGGGGAGCACTCGTACGACGCTCGCTTCGCGCTCGGGCTCGACGTCCTCATCGCCGGGATCGAGTCGCGCGTCGCCGGCGGCGCCTGA